In Bacteroidota bacterium, the sequence TTTTTTGTTTCTATTACGTTTAAATATGTTTTCATAGTTTATGTATTAAAATTTCTTTTATCATAATCAGCATGCGTGCCTATAAAAGTTATAAAAGCCCATTGAAGCCTGAAATTAAAATCTACAACCAGCCGGTACTTATTCCCTTTTATATTAAAAACCAACAGGCTATCCCTTACACAATCTACGGAATTGAAATACTTTTTAACATCATTGAAATTTTTCCACTGAGCTTTGCATGTAACTTTATACCATGTCAGAAGTTGCTCCTTGCAATCTCCGTGTTTTTCATAAAAACTGCACAATGTACTTTTGCTAAAAATCCTCATCCATCTTGTTCCCACAAAGATACAGGTAG encodes:
- a CDS encoding type II toxin-antitoxin system HigB family toxin codes for the protein MRIFSKSTLCSFYEKHGDCKEQLLTWYKVTCKAQWKNFNDVKKYFNSVDCVRDSLLVFNIKGNKYRLVVDFNFRLQWAFITFIGTHADYDKRNFNT